One Streptomyces sp. CNQ-509 DNA window includes the following coding sequences:
- a CDS encoding GntP family permease: protein MDLQLLAALVLGIATIIVIVLRTRLDAFVALLVASLVTGFVAGAPATETLDSITAGFGSTLGSIGIVIGLGVGLGKILEVSGAADALARAFVRAFGKGREPWAMGTTGAVVSIPVFCDSGYVIMNPLARSIARVKRAGYVTLALALGCGMTLTHHLVPPTPGPLGVAGILGAELGALVLAGLAFSAVLLPIVIAYARWMGPKLESEVSDEVREAVYGKAAVAAGAGPGSAGAPAGLSENDFADEPEPERDPAAALGTPPPGAKPHRMNPGLATLPLLVPLLLIIANTVASAIDQNRQGAVGSDDYEPSALPKALAFIGSPVVALLIGIVLAVYVLLPRWTTRSQVGGWLSEAAASAGLIILITGAGGALGQVLRDTGVGDELAEAISSWSLPGVLVPFLIASLVRVAQGSGTVAMITAASVTAPLIDGLGISALLAALACCAGSMVFSYFNDSYFWVVTRFTGLDGIAAIRGWSGITTAVWLGSLPLLLVASTFI from the coding sequence GTGGATCTTCAGCTCTTGGCGGCGCTCGTGCTCGGTATCGCCACGATCATCGTCATCGTGCTGCGCACCAGGCTCGACGCCTTCGTCGCACTGCTCGTCGCCTCGCTGGTGACGGGCTTCGTCGCGGGCGCGCCCGCCACGGAAACCCTCGATTCGATCACCGCCGGCTTCGGCTCGACGCTCGGGTCCATCGGCATCGTGATCGGCCTGGGCGTGGGCCTGGGCAAGATCCTGGAGGTCTCCGGCGCCGCGGACGCGCTGGCCAGGGCGTTCGTCAGGGCGTTCGGCAAGGGCCGCGAGCCGTGGGCGATGGGCACGACCGGCGCGGTCGTCTCGATCCCGGTCTTCTGCGACTCCGGCTACGTGATCATGAACCCGCTGGCCCGCTCCATAGCCCGCGTGAAGCGCGCAGGTTACGTGACGCTCGCGCTCGCGCTGGGCTGCGGCATGACGCTCACCCACCACCTGGTGCCGCCGACGCCGGGCCCGCTGGGCGTGGCCGGCATCCTCGGCGCCGAGCTGGGCGCGCTGGTGCTGGCGGGCCTGGCCTTCTCCGCCGTCCTGCTGCCCATCGTGATCGCGTACGCGCGCTGGATGGGGCCGAAGCTGGAGAGCGAGGTCTCGGACGAGGTCCGCGAGGCCGTGTACGGCAAGGCCGCGGTCGCCGCCGGCGCCGGTCCGGGCTCCGCGGGCGCGCCGGCCGGCCTGTCCGAGAACGACTTCGCGGACGAGCCGGAGCCGGAGCGCGACCCGGCGGCCGCCCTCGGCACCCCGCCGCCCGGCGCCAAGCCGCACCGGATGAATCCGGGCCTGGCCACGCTGCCGCTGCTGGTGCCGCTGCTGCTCATCATCGCCAACACCGTGGCCTCCGCCATCGACCAGAACCGCCAGGGCGCGGTCGGCTCCGACGACTACGAGCCCTCGGCCCTCCCGAAGGCCCTGGCCTTCATCGGCAGCCCCGTCGTGGCGCTCCTCATCGGCATCGTGCTCGCGGTCTACGTGCTGCTGCCCCGCTGGACGACCCGTTCCCAGGTCGGCGGCTGGCTCTCCGAGGCGGCCGCGTCCGCCGGGCTCATCATCCTCATCACCGGCGCGGGCGGTGCCCTCGGCCAGGTGCTGCGCGACACCGGCGTGGGCGACGAGCTGGCCGAGGCCATCTCGTCCTGGAGCCTGCCGGGCGTGCTGGTGCCGTTCCTCATCGCCTCGCTGGTGCGGGTCGCCCAGGGCTCCGGCACGGTGGCGATGATCACCGCCGCTTCCGTCACCGCACCCCTCATCGACGGCCTCGGGATATCCGCGCTGCTTGCCGCCCTGGCCTGCTGTGCAGGCTCGATGGTCTTCAGCTACTTCAACGACTCCTACTTCTGGGTCGTCACCCGCTTCACCGGTCTCGACGGGATCGCGGCCATCCGCGGCTGGTCGGGCATCACCACCGCCGTGTGGCTCGGCTCCCTGCCGCTGCTGCTGGTCGCGAGCACGTTCATATGA
- a CDS encoding IclR family transcriptional regulator, which yields MAATGGTASGTQSVERALSLLSYFTDEQPERRIAELVELSGLGQSTVSRLVAALESLGYLVRDERSGLHRIGPKVVELAGVALNQSSVHRAARQVAQNLAHELGLGANVAERHGDRMFYLCHFEGPLAPRTFTLTGRSAPLHATAMGKALLSGLAEDEVRDLMGPDYPAYTRRTITGLPGLLDALAETRARGYATEVEELAFGRACLAAPVRDRSGAVVAALSVSGSLSAMDLTARQDTLAARTVEYADQISTGLGYLAHARPAAL from the coding sequence ATGGCGGCAACGGGAGGCACCGCGTCGGGCACGCAGAGCGTGGAGCGCGCCCTGTCACTGCTGTCGTACTTCACCGACGAGCAGCCGGAGCGCCGCATCGCCGAGCTGGTCGAGCTGAGCGGCCTCGGCCAGTCCACCGTCTCCCGGCTCGTGGCCGCCCTGGAGTCGCTCGGCTATCTCGTCCGGGACGAGCGCAGCGGCCTGCACCGCATCGGCCCCAAGGTCGTCGAACTCGCCGGCGTCGCGCTCAACCAGTCCAGCGTCCACCGCGCCGCCCGCCAGGTCGCCCAGAACCTCGCCCACGAACTCGGCCTCGGCGCCAACGTCGCGGAACGCCACGGCGACCGCATGTTCTACCTCTGCCACTTCGAAGGCCCCCTCGCCCCGCGGACCTTCACCCTCACCGGCCGCTCCGCCCCGCTGCACGCCACCGCCATGGGCAAGGCGCTGCTCTCCGGGCTCGCCGAGGACGAGGTCCGCGACCTCATGGGCCCCGACTACCCCGCGTACACCCGCAGGACCATCACCGGCCTCCCCGGGCTGCTCGACGCCCTGGCCGAGACCCGCGCCCGGGGCTACGCCACCGAGGTCGAGGAGCTGGCCTTCGGCCGCGCCTGCCTCGCCGCGCCCGTACGCGACCGCTCCGGCGCGGTCGTCGCCGCGCTGTCCGTCTCCGGCTCGCTCTCCGCCATGGACCTGACCGCCCGCCAGGACACGCTCGCCGCCAGGACCGTCGAGTACGCCGACCAGATCTCCACCGGCCTCGGCTACCTCGCCCACGCCCGCCCCGCCGCGCTCTGA
- a CDS encoding DeoR/GlpR family DNA-binding transcription regulator — MAHPTARRGTRERHEALLRLLREGTTQVEELAAALAVSPSTVRRDLGRLTEGGRVTRTYGGAVVPEAFPERPVGESALVRLHAKAAIAEAALALVPESGAVFVDAGTTCAALARQLLDADVHAGGSVVVTRGLETAQLLAGAPDIDVVMLGGSVRPLSHGLVGPLTDLALDRLSFSVAFLGADAVDPERGVGEPTLEETAVKERVAARAHRVVVLADATKLVVDDAPAWTRLPRGWTLVTDAEAPEDLAERCAAAGVTFVRAG, encoded by the coding sequence GTGGCCCACCCGACGGCGCGGCGCGGCACGCGCGAGCGGCACGAAGCCCTGCTGCGGCTGCTCCGCGAAGGCACCACGCAGGTGGAGGAGCTGGCCGCGGCGCTCGCCGTGTCGCCGTCGACCGTACGGCGCGACCTGGGCCGGCTCACCGAGGGCGGCCGGGTGACGCGCACCTACGGCGGCGCGGTGGTGCCCGAGGCGTTCCCCGAGCGCCCGGTGGGGGAGAGCGCGCTCGTCCGGCTGCACGCGAAGGCCGCGATCGCGGAGGCCGCGCTCGCGCTGGTGCCGGAGAGCGGCGCGGTGTTCGTCGACGCGGGCACCACGTGCGCGGCGCTGGCCCGCCAGTTGCTCGACGCCGACGTGCACGCGGGCGGCAGCGTCGTGGTCACCCGCGGCCTGGAGACCGCGCAACTGCTCGCCGGGGCGCCCGACATCGACGTGGTGATGCTCGGCGGCAGCGTGCGCCCGCTCAGCCACGGGCTGGTCGGCCCGCTCACCGACCTGGCACTGGACCGGCTGTCGTTCTCGGTGGCGTTCCTCGGCGCCGACGCCGTCGACCCCGAACGCGGCGTCGGCGAGCCGACGCTGGAGGAGACGGCGGTCAAGGAGCGCGTCGCCGCGCGGGCGCACCGGGTCGTGGTCCTCGCCGACGCGACGAAGCTGGTCGTCGACGACGCCCCGGCGTGGACCCGGCTGCCCCGGGGCTGGACGCTGGTGACCGACGCGGAGGCGCCGGAGGACCTGGCGGAACGCTGCGCGGCGGCGGGCGTGACGTTCGTCCGCGCGGGCTGA
- a CDS encoding ROK family protein — MSAPSPRTQQALRQRNLSLALRAVAAGGPLSRAAVAARIGMTRAGVAAVVDELLRAGLLVELGPGRPGTVGRPGSALALNDRGPCGLGAEIGVDHLAVCAVDLRGRVRARVAADAANRDHPPGPVLARLAGLIEEVVAEVRGEGLTPTGLTVAVPGLIARDESTVVRAPNLGWQGVDLGPLLPAAPPARVGNEANLGALAEQRLERTAAEPPGTGADGEPGPGPALDPGDRQDAALPAGDHGSPGPGRNFLFVSAEIGIGAAVVMDGELLRGAHGFAGELGHVPVRPQGRPCACGGRGCLEQYAGEEAVLRASGIEPAGARAAHPGPGARIAMLAARAGDGDALVRTALREAGGALGIALAGAVNLLDPETVVLGGALAGLGPWVVPAVERELGRRLADPARTVRLTVSALGAEGPLLGAALSEVDAVMEAPGAVTAG, encoded by the coding sequence GTGTCGGCGCCCTCTCCCCGCACGCAGCAGGCGCTGCGGCAGCGGAACCTGTCCCTGGCCCTGCGCGCCGTGGCCGCCGGGGGCCCGCTGTCGCGCGCGGCCGTGGCGGCGCGGATCGGAATGACGCGGGCGGGGGTCGCGGCCGTCGTGGACGAACTGCTGCGGGCAGGGCTACTGGTGGAGCTGGGTCCCGGCCGCCCCGGCACGGTGGGCAGGCCCGGCAGCGCCCTCGCGCTCAACGACCGCGGGCCGTGCGGCCTCGGCGCCGAGATCGGCGTGGACCACCTCGCGGTCTGCGCGGTGGACCTGCGCGGCCGGGTACGGGCCCGGGTCGCCGCCGACGCCGCGAACCGGGACCACCCGCCGGGGCCGGTGCTGGCGCGGCTCGCCGGGCTGATCGAGGAGGTCGTGGCGGAGGTACGGGGCGAGGGCCTGACGCCGACCGGGCTGACGGTCGCCGTCCCGGGTCTCATCGCGCGCGACGAGTCGACCGTCGTACGGGCCCCCAACCTCGGCTGGCAGGGCGTCGACCTCGGCCCGCTACTCCCGGCCGCCCCGCCCGCCCGCGTCGGCAACGAGGCCAACCTCGGCGCGCTCGCGGAACAGCGCCTGGAACGCACCGCGGCGGAGCCGCCGGGCACCGGCGCGGACGGGGAGCCCGGCCCGGGTCCCGCCCTCGATCCCGGGGACCGGCAGGACGCCGCGCTCCCGGCCGGGGACCACGGCTCCCCCGGGCCCGGACGGAACTTCCTCTTCGTCTCCGCCGAGATCGGCATCGGCGCCGCCGTCGTCATGGACGGCGAACTGCTGCGCGGGGCACACGGGTTCGCCGGGGAACTGGGCCATGTGCCGGTACGCCCCCAGGGCCGGCCGTGCGCCTGCGGCGGACGCGGGTGCCTGGAGCAGTACGCGGGCGAGGAGGCCGTGCTGCGGGCCTCCGGCATCGAGCCGGCGGGGGCCCGCGCCGCACACCCGGGCCCCGGCGCGCGGATCGCCATGCTCGCCGCCCGCGCCGGGGACGGCGACGCCCTGGTGCGGACGGCGCTGCGCGAGGCGGGCGGTGCGCTGGGCATCGCGCTCGCCGGCGCCGTGAACCTCCTCGACCCGGAGACCGTCGTGCTGGGCGGCGCGCTCGCCGGACTCGGGCCCTGGGTGGTGCCCGCGGTCGAACGCGAGCTGGGCCGCCGGCTCGCCGACCCGGCCCGTACCGTACGGCTGACCGTCTCGGCGCTCGGCGCCGAGGGGCCGCTGCTCGGAGCCGCGCTGAGCGAGGTCGACGCCGTCATGGAGGCGCCGGGCGCGGTCACCGCCGGCTGA
- a CDS encoding ROK family protein has translation MIPVLEIGGTHVTAALVSPRAAAVATRVRRPLDARARAGDILGAVLRCARALPAAPAGARWGVAVPGPFDYATGVALFAGVGKFESLYGVDVRAALLDGLPGSPSGVAFRNDAHAFLAGEWAAGAARGHTRAVGITLGTGVGSAFLADGTLHTTGPGLPPEGRMDLARIDGRPLEEVVSRRAILARYSVAAGAGGGTVCGGTGSGGGPGFASGSGSAGEYGGPPGEPGGEAAGASGRPRRPEGADGAFASAGAEAAVDVREIAERARAGEERARRVLDAAFGALGAELGPRLAAFGATALVVGGSMAESWDLVAPPLTTGLTAGGWRPAAGTGVHGVRAAGDPGRPEPARSPRSGGPAGGPLPPGGPGGTGEPGRTPAETRPQSPAEPPPGSRRLVRALLGEDAGLIGAAAAVGGAG, from the coding sequence TTGATCCCCGTCCTGGAGATCGGCGGTACGCACGTCACCGCCGCGCTGGTCTCCCCGCGGGCCGCCGCCGTCGCCACCCGCGTGCGGCGTCCGCTGGACGCGCGGGCCCGCGCCGGGGACATCCTCGGCGCGGTCCTGCGCTGCGCCCGCGCCCTGCCGGCGGCGCCGGCGGGCGCGCGGTGGGGGGTGGCGGTGCCGGGTCCCTTCGACTACGCGACCGGCGTCGCGCTCTTCGCCGGCGTCGGCAAGTTCGAGTCGCTGTACGGGGTGGACGTGCGGGCGGCGCTGCTCGACGGGCTGCCGGGGAGCCCGTCGGGCGTCGCCTTCCGCAACGACGCGCACGCCTTCCTCGCCGGCGAGTGGGCCGCGGGCGCCGCCCGCGGCCACACCCGCGCGGTGGGCATCACCCTGGGCACGGGTGTCGGCTCGGCGTTCCTCGCGGACGGCACGCTGCACACGACCGGCCCGGGGCTGCCGCCGGAGGGCCGGATGGACCTGGCCAGGATCGACGGCAGACCGCTGGAGGAGGTGGTCTCCCGCCGAGCGATCCTCGCCAGGTACTCGGTCGCCGCGGGCGCCGGCGGCGGGACGGTGTGCGGGGGAACCGGCTCCGGGGGAGGACCGGGCTTCGCGAGCGGGTCCGGGTCGGCGGGGGAGTACGGCGGGCCGCCGGGAGAGCCCGGGGGCGAAGCCGCGGGGGCCTCCGGCCGGCCGCGCCGCCCGGAGGGAGCGGACGGCGCGTTCGCCTCCGCCGGCGCGGAAGCCGCCGTCGACGTGCGCGAGATCGCGGAGCGCGCGCGGGCGGGGGAGGAGCGGGCGCGCCGGGTCCTCGACGCGGCGTTCGGCGCGCTCGGCGCGGAACTGGGGCCACGGCTGGCGGCGTTCGGCGCCACGGCGCTGGTCGTCGGCGGCTCCATGGCGGAGTCCTGGGACCTGGTCGCCCCACCGCTGACCACCGGCCTGACGGCCGGAGGCTGGCGGCCGGCCGCCGGGACCGGGGTCCACGGCGTACGTGCCGCAGGGGACCCCGGCCGGCCGGAACCCGCCCGCTCGCCGCGGTCCGGCGGCCCGGCGGGAGGCCCGCTGCCGCCCGGCGGTCCCGGCGGCACCGGGGAGCCGGGCCGTACCCCCGCGGAGACCCGTCCCCAGAGCCCCGCGGAACCGCCCCCGGGTTCCCGGCGGCTGGTACGGGCCCTGCTCGGCGAGGACGCCGGACTGATCGGGGCCGCCGCCGCGGTCGGGGGTGCCGGGTGA
- a CDS encoding N-acetylmuramoyl-L-alanine amidase, protein MDFANLPRRRLIQGAAATAAAAGLGGLAATPAQAAQYPPTHWIPADRSNYTVSSRPTAYPVDFVVVHVTQEYFQDAVDIFQNPSRDVSSHYLIASADGYIAQLVREKDIAWHAGNWNYNTRSIGIEHEGWVDKPAWFTDVMYRRSAQLTAAICTRYGIPRTRDRIIGHNEVPGATHTDPGPNWDWTKYMGLVRAA, encoded by the coding sequence ATGGACTTCGCGAACCTCCCCCGCAGGCGGCTCATCCAGGGCGCCGCCGCCACCGCCGCCGCGGCCGGCCTCGGCGGCCTCGCCGCCACCCCCGCGCAGGCGGCGCAGTACCCCCCGACGCACTGGATACCGGCGGACCGGTCCAACTACACGGTCTCCAGCCGCCCGACCGCGTACCCGGTGGACTTCGTGGTCGTGCACGTGACCCAGGAGTACTTCCAGGACGCCGTGGACATCTTCCAGAACCCCAGCCGCGACGTCTCCTCGCACTACCTCATCGCCTCGGCCGACGGCTACATCGCCCAGCTCGTCCGGGAGAAGGACATCGCCTGGCACGCCGGCAACTGGAACTACAACACCCGCAGCATCGGCATCGAGCACGAGGGCTGGGTGGACAAGCCGGCCTGGTTCACGGACGTGATGTACCGGCGGTCGGCACAACTGACCGCGGCGATCTGCACCCGCTACGGCATCCCGCGCACCCGTGACCGCATCATCGGCCACAACGAGGTCCCCGGCGCCACCCACACCGACCCCGGCCCCAACTGGGACTGGACGAAGTACATGGGGCTGGTACGGGCCGCCTGA
- the pdxA gene encoding 4-hydroxythreonine-4-phosphate dehydrogenase PdxA → MTRPVLAVTLGDPVGIGPEITARTLAEVAGQTGHHGIAVGDAEALRRGARAAGLDTEVRAVSGFDAEPAGPGVIDVFDTGELGTDVPEWGKVDARAGRAAVTAIEVATRAALDGKVSGIVTGPINKEAIWKAGSKHLGHTEMLGELTGVTRQDTMFVVRNTAAEGHHLRIFFTTRHVALRTALDQITAERVGRSIREAVTALQVFGTEAPRLAVAAINPHGGENGAFGDEEIVHIAPAVEAARAEGLDVSGPVPADSVFHQGLVGRYDGVLSHFHDQGHIPAKTYDFDGTISVTVGLPILRTSVDHGTAFDIAGTGRADHGTMLSAYLAGVDYSPFAERIRRTYG, encoded by the coding sequence ATGACCCGCCCCGTCCTCGCCGTCACCCTGGGCGACCCCGTCGGGATCGGCCCGGAGATCACGGCCCGCACCCTGGCCGAGGTCGCCGGGCAGACCGGGCACCACGGCATCGCCGTCGGCGACGCAGAGGCGCTGCGCCGCGGCGCCCGCGCCGCCGGTCTCGACACCGAGGTGCGCGCGGTGAGCGGCTTCGACGCCGAACCCGCGGGCCCCGGCGTCATCGACGTCTTCGACACCGGCGAACTCGGCACGGACGTACCGGAGTGGGGCAAGGTCGACGCCCGCGCGGGCCGCGCCGCCGTCACCGCCATCGAGGTCGCCACCCGCGCCGCGCTCGACGGCAAGGTCTCGGGGATCGTCACGGGCCCCATCAACAAGGAGGCCATCTGGAAGGCCGGCTCGAAGCACCTCGGCCACACCGAGATGCTCGGCGAGCTGACCGGCGTGACCCGCCAGGACACCATGTTCGTCGTGCGCAACACCGCGGCCGAAGGCCACCACCTGCGCATCTTCTTCACCACCCGGCACGTCGCGCTGCGCACCGCGCTCGACCAGATCACCGCGGAGCGCGTCGGCAGGTCGATCCGCGAGGCGGTCACCGCGCTGCAGGTCTTCGGCACCGAGGCGCCCCGGCTGGCGGTCGCCGCGATCAACCCGCACGGCGGCGAGAACGGGGCGTTCGGCGACGAGGAGATCGTGCACATCGCCCCCGCCGTGGAGGCGGCGCGCGCCGAGGGTCTGGACGTCAGCGGGCCCGTCCCCGCGGACTCCGTCTTCCACCAGGGCCTCGTCGGCCGCTACGACGGCGTGCTGTCCCACTTCCACGACCAGGGCCACATCCCCGCCAAGACCTACGACTTCGACGGCACCATCTCCGTCACCGTCGGGCTGCCGATCCTGCGCACGTCCGTCGACCACGGCACGGCCTTCGATATCGCGGGCACCGGCCGCGCCGATCACGGCACAATGCTCTCGGCGTATCTCGCGGGCGTGGACTACAGCCCGTTCGCGGAGCGGATCCGCCGGACGTACGGCTGA
- a CDS encoding LacI family DNA-binding transcriptional regulator, with translation MTPGPAGGAAPRDAQPTLRDVAERAAVSAMTVSRVLRDDPKVLPATAARVRAAVAELGYRRNEVARSLRLGSGTGLVGLVVTNLANPFYSRLALGVDAVVAQHGLKAVIGNTGQDIDTERSLVEDLVARRVDGIVAVPAGGDQRHLAAAAAEGVPVVLASRPPVGFAADHVLVDDYGGARAATERLLAAGHRRIGFLGTPPAVYTGTERLRGYTAALADAGLPADGTYIRQGQQQTAEAAVATAALLALPEPPTALFCSNNRNTIGAFRAIREAGTATALAGFDDFEMADTLGLPLTLVAYDTDELGREAGRLLLARLGERAGAGPRVDAAPTPPERRTMVPTTLVSYGTPGP, from the coding sequence GTGACGCCGGGGCCCGCCGGCGGGGCCGCTCCGCGGGACGCGCAGCCCACGCTGCGGGACGTCGCGGAACGCGCCGCGGTCAGCGCCATGACGGTCTCGCGCGTGCTGCGCGACGACCCCAAGGTGCTGCCCGCCACCGCCGCCCGCGTCCGCGCCGCCGTCGCCGAACTCGGCTACCGGCGCAACGAGGTCGCCCGCAGCCTCCGCCTCGGCAGCGGCACCGGGCTCGTCGGCCTCGTCGTCACCAACCTCGCCAACCCCTTCTACTCCCGCCTCGCCCTCGGCGTCGACGCCGTCGTCGCCCAGCACGGCCTGAAGGCCGTCATCGGGAACACCGGCCAGGACATCGACACCGAACGCAGCCTCGTCGAGGACCTCGTCGCCCGCCGCGTCGACGGCATCGTCGCCGTCCCCGCCGGCGGCGACCAGCGGCACCTGGCCGCCGCCGCGGCCGAGGGCGTGCCCGTCGTGCTGGCGAGCCGGCCGCCCGTCGGGTTCGCCGCCGACCACGTCCTCGTCGACGACTACGGCGGCGCCCGCGCGGCGACCGAGCGGCTGCTGGCCGCCGGGCACCGGCGCATCGGCTTCCTCGGCACCCCGCCCGCCGTGTACACCGGCACCGAGCGACTCCGCGGCTACACCGCCGCCCTCGCCGACGCCGGGCTGCCCGCCGACGGCACGTACATACGGCAGGGGCAGCAGCAGACCGCGGAGGCCGCCGTCGCCACCGCCGCGCTCCTCGCCCTGCCCGAGCCCCCGACCGCGCTCTTCTGCTCCAACAACCGCAACACCATCGGCGCCTTCCGCGCCATCCGCGAGGCCGGCACCGCCACCGCCCTCGCCGGGTTCGACGACTTCGAGATGGCCGACACCCTCGGACTGCCGCTCACCCTCGTCGCGTACGACACCGACGAACTCGGCCGCGAGGCCGGCCGCCTGCTCCTCGCCCGCCTCGGCGAACGCGCCGGCGCCGGCCCTCGCGTGGACGCCGCCCCCACCCCGCCGGAGCGCCGGACCATGGTCCCGACCACCCTCGTCTCCTACGGCACCCCCGGCCCGTAA
- a CDS encoding four-carbon acid sugar kinase family protein: MRARPAGRRAAVLVAADDLTGANATAAGFARAGLRAVTVGADQGPDVLAGLAERFDAVVVSTDSRHCPPAEAARRVTGAVRAGWPAELVSNRVDSTLRGNVGASTEALLAAVRAASGRRAVALCAPAHPEAGRHTVQGTQLLDGVRLEETELARDPRSPVPTSDIAELLRRQADLRIARVPLSVVTAEAGTLQAHLDKVVAEGAEVVVADALTVEHLERTAAAAVAAGGGEIVWTGVDSGPGSVALARALGITGRAAGFPVLAVSGSATALTRAQLARLRAVEPVRVVRPVTAPGSPVPEPAATAEALAAELAAAGPGEVVLLATVLEDADVVALDPADAARLPAELARTVRTALERQPVDGLFATGGDVSAALFAALGAAGLDVEDELEPLAVAGGFVGGDWAGLPVVTKGGLIGGADTTVACVAHLRRAAAAARRHVPAAGRR, encoded by the coding sequence GTGAGGGCGCGTCCGGCCGGCCGGCGAGCGGCCGTGCTGGTGGCCGCGGACGACCTGACGGGCGCGAACGCCACGGCGGCGGGCTTCGCCCGGGCCGGGCTGCGCGCCGTGACCGTCGGCGCCGACCAGGGTCCGGACGTCCTCGCCGGGCTCGCGGAGCGGTTCGACGCCGTGGTGGTCAGCACCGACAGCCGGCACTGCCCGCCCGCCGAGGCGGCGCGCCGGGTGACCGGCGCCGTACGGGCCGGCTGGCCGGCCGAACTGGTCAGCAACCGCGTCGACTCCACCCTCCGCGGCAACGTCGGCGCCTCCACCGAAGCCCTGCTGGCGGCCGTGCGCGCGGCCTCCGGCCGGCGGGCCGTGGCCCTGTGCGCACCGGCCCACCCCGAGGCGGGCCGGCACACCGTGCAGGGCACCCAACTCCTCGACGGCGTCCGGCTGGAGGAGACGGAGCTGGCGCGCGACCCGCGCTCGCCCGTGCCGACCTCGGACATCGCGGAGCTGCTGCGCCGCCAGGCGGACCTGCGGATCGCCCGCGTGCCGCTGTCGGTGGTCACCGCCGAGGCCGGGACGCTCCAGGCCCATCTGGACAAGGTCGTCGCCGAGGGCGCGGAGGTGGTCGTCGCCGACGCGCTGACCGTGGAGCACCTGGAGCGCACGGCCGCGGCGGCCGTCGCCGCCGGCGGCGGCGAGATCGTGTGGACCGGCGTCGACTCCGGGCCCGGCTCCGTGGCGCTGGCCCGCGCGCTCGGCATCACCGGCCGCGCCGCGGGCTTCCCGGTGCTCGCCGTCTCGGGCTCCGCCACCGCGCTGACCCGCGCCCAGCTCGCGCGGCTGCGGGCCGTCGAGCCCGTGCGCGTCGTCCGCCCCGTCACCGCTCCCGGCTCGCCCGTCCCCGAGCCCGCCGCCACCGCCGAGGCGCTGGCGGCGGAGCTGGCCGCCGCGGGCCCGGGCGAGGTGGTGCTGCTCGCGACCGTGCTGGAGGACGCCGACGTCGTCGCCCTCGACCCCGCGGACGCGGCGCGGCTGCCGGCGGAGCTGGCCCGCACGGTCCGTACCGCCCTGGAACGGCAGCCCGTCGATGGTCTCTTCGCCACCGGCGGCGACGTCTCCGCCGCCCTCTTCGCCGCGCTCGGCGCGGCCGGGCTCGACGTCGAGGACGAGTTGGAGCCGCTGGCGGTCGCCGGCGGCTTCGTCGGCGGCGACTGGGCCGGCCTCCCGGTCGTCACCAAGGGCGGCCTGATCGGCGGCGCCGACACCACCGTCGCCTGCGTCGCCCATCTGCGCCGCGCCGCTGCCGCCGCCCGGCGGCACGTTCCGGCCGCCGGGAGACGTTGA